One window of Solwaraspora sp. WMMA2056 genomic DNA carries:
- a CDS encoding TIGR02679 family protein: MTAPDGDVVGPDLDVVGPDLDRLRRQLGGADTERVVQRVRQRMAHGRPLTGTISLSQPTPAERLAVQRLLGRPPARGTSLTVNLDDLDQVVRRSGLHPDGLAAAVETLLGPVPVTAEVRAAADAAWRTVLEPLDRLGRRAPHLADWCGDRTTVALARRLSGTPDAAARLVEHLVAVLAALPADGAPLARLAAQTTGDAHALDADRPLATLVLSAVRAVWWPGDDEPTSPAQRRRALWDSAGVLVDELSSTVLTLNVVASPGSRLSALTAPAATAGEPLVLTLRQLGRERSTFPAGTVHVCENPTVLAAAADLLGPECPPLVCVNGQPSTAALRLLTGLTAGGARLRYHGDFDWGGVRIANLLRSRVPWQPWRYDAAAYRAAVAGAAVVGAVSGTLTGRPVDAGWDAELTAAMSRHGTRVEEELVLDTLLADLSGAQ; the protein is encoded by the coding sequence GTGACCGCACCGGACGGCGATGTGGTCGGGCCGGATCTCGATGTGGTTGGGCCGGATCTCGATCGGCTGCGCCGGCAGCTCGGCGGGGCCGACACCGAACGGGTCGTGCAGCGGGTCCGCCAGCGGATGGCCCACGGCCGGCCGCTGACCGGCACGATCTCGCTGAGCCAGCCGACACCGGCCGAGCGGCTGGCGGTGCAACGGCTGCTTGGGCGGCCACCCGCCCGGGGCACCTCGCTGACGGTCAACCTCGACGACCTCGACCAGGTGGTCCGCCGCAGCGGCCTGCACCCGGACGGGCTGGCCGCCGCCGTCGAGACCCTCCTCGGGCCGGTGCCGGTGACCGCCGAGGTCCGCGCCGCCGCCGACGCCGCATGGCGTACCGTGCTGGAGCCGTTGGACCGGCTCGGCCGCCGCGCGCCGCACCTGGCCGACTGGTGCGGCGACCGCACCACGGTCGCGCTGGCCCGCCGACTGTCCGGTACGCCGGACGCGGCGGCCCGGCTCGTCGAACACCTGGTCGCGGTGCTGGCGGCGTTGCCTGCCGACGGTGCTCCGTTGGCCCGGCTCGCCGCGCAGACCACCGGCGACGCGCACGCCCTCGACGCCGACCGTCCACTGGCCACCCTCGTACTGTCGGCGGTGCGGGCCGTCTGGTGGCCCGGGGACGACGAACCGACGTCCCCGGCGCAGCGGCGGCGGGCGCTGTGGGACAGCGCCGGTGTCCTTGTCGACGAACTATCGTCGACCGTACTGACGCTCAACGTCGTGGCGAGTCCGGGCAGCCGGCTGTCCGCCCTGACGGCGCCCGCCGCGACGGCCGGTGAGCCGCTAGTGCTGACCCTGCGCCAACTCGGCCGGGAGCGGTCGACTTTCCCGGCCGGCACCGTCCACGTCTGCGAGAACCCGACGGTGCTGGCCGCGGCGGCCGATCTGCTCGGTCCGGAGTGTCCGCCGCTGGTCTGCGTCAACGGCCAGCCGAGCACGGCGGCGCTGCGGCTGCTGACCGGCCTGACGGCCGGTGGCGCGCGGTTGCGCTACCACGGCGACTTCGACTGGGGCGGGGTACGGATCGCCAACCTGTTGCGCTCCCGGGTGCCGTGGCAGCCGTGGCGCTACGACGCCGCCGCGTACCGGGCGGCGGTGGCGGGCGCGGCCGTGGTGGGCGCCGTGTCGGGGACGCTGACCGGCCGGCCGGTCGACGCCGGCTGGGACGCGGAGCTGACCGCTGCGATGAGCCGGCACGGTACGCGGGTCGAGGAGGAGCTGGTCCTCGACACCCTCCTCGCCGACCTGTCCGGTGCCCAGTAG